GATATTGCAAAATGTGCAAGTGTCTAAAAAGAACCATATTAAAAGAGTGTTCCAACGTAACCTGGATGTCTTACAGTAAGTAAATGGTATCATGAGCTGAAAAAAGCAAtgctgtttatatttttaagtcTCACACATGCAGTTGAATTCTTATGGGTGTGTTACTCTGGATTGGTGCATGCAATACTCAGCCACAGTAAGGTTACTTTGGGTCATTCTGCCAATTCTTACATGATCTGGAAGTTAACATGGTACTGTGTTGCTGAGACAAGAGACTGATGTGCGTGACTGATTCCGCAGGAAACACAATGCCTTTGTGGTGCTTGCTGGTGCTTTTGGCTCTCCCCGACCCAACTGTGAGCACCAACCCTGGAGTCAAGGTCCAAATTACCCAGCAAGGCTTGGAGTATGGTAGGTTCACATGCTATAGCCAAGTTAAAAGCTACATGCCAGATGCCCAGATGTCAGCCTATGGATAATCCTTATGCACCCTTTTAAGCATGCGGTAAAGTATGCTAAACACTGATAAATCGTCATTTTAGACAGGATTCATTTGAAATAGATTTGCACATTTGAAGTATTACAAGCAGCTGTAGTTTGTAATGAAATTAATGGTCATAAAGAGTACATTAGCATTCAAAGCTGTATAGTATATCAAATGGCTCTGGAGTAGCCCTGGAGTAGCCCTAACCCGATCCCAGACAACAGGGTTACATGACTGCAGCTGAAACTATTTTGGTGATACAAAGGCAGCTTCAGCTGACATACAGCAGGCTACATCTTTCAGTAAATGTTCATTCCCTTCTGGTTTCTCTGCAGGCCGACAAATTGGAATCGCGTATCTGCAGGAGAAGCTGAAGTCTATCAGCATCCCTGATATCTCTGGATCAGAGAAGGTTTCTCCCATTGGCAAAGTCGAGTACAGACTCTCAGGGTAGAGATACACATGCTCTCTATGCTTTGGGAATTTCAAATTTTGTTATGTTTCAGCCTGATGCCAAAAATGTCTGAATTCATTATTTGCTCATTGATCTACACTCCATCACCACAAATCAAAAACAGTATTTTAGAAATTTTtgctaattattaaaaatagaaattaaGTATTCAGACTCATTGATCTCAGTTCAGACGCATCCCATTTCTATTGATGATTTTTCCTaaatttttgacatttttttttatttcaccaGTGGTTAATTTAACTGATTGGACATGATTTGGAAAGTTACACAACTGTCTTTTTAACGGTCCCACAGCTGACAATTTACATGACTTAAAATTATTTTAGCATAAGGCTGCAACATAAAATGTGAATAAAGTGTAGGGGTGTGAATACTTTCAGAATCCACTTTATGTACCAAATATCTGAGCTCTCAACTCACAATAGCTGATTTTCTACATCCATCAGTGATTTCCTACATGTGTTACATTATTCAGTTACAtttctgaaacatttttacaacttaaaaatatattttaatttgctTATTCATCCATACATTTAGGGTCTGTGCTGAATGTTACCCATAATTTAATCCCCAGAATGTGAACTTTCAGCCTGTTGGCAGCACAGTTGCACAGCAGACCAATCGCGTTGCTTTGCCCCCAGTCTGTAGTGATCAGGGTCATGGTTCTGCTCCAGGCGATGCTGCAGGCTCCTGTTTTAGTCACAGTGTGTCCCGGTCTGTTGCTTCCTCCAGTATGAGAATCACAGACTTGGGCCTGCCGCAGTCCTCTCTGGGCCTCGTCCCCGGCACTGGTATCAGCCTGTCCATTGGCAACGCCTTCATCAATCTGCACGGAGACTGGCATGTCAAATATCTCAAATTCATGTGAGTGGCACCGCACTCCTCTTCTTGTGCACAAACTTTTTGCAAGCTGGATGAGAACAATGAGCAATTTTTCACACTGCAGAAAAGACAGTGGCTCCTTTGATTTGGCCGTAAGTGGTCTGACCATCAAGGCCACCATCAGTGTGGGCAGAGACGAAACGGGACGACCCACCATAAGCAGCAATGGCTGCACGGCCAGCGTGGGTGGTGTCCGTGTCAAGTTTCATGGAGGAGCCAGGTATGGATAACAAACAGTTACATTGAGGCAATGAATTACAATAACTTCCTCAAAGATTACCATAAATTCTCCAGTGTCTTATCATGTGCTAGAAGCCACAGTTATGTTATAGCAAATGGGGAACAAATGTGCAACACAGAATATGTTGTAAGAGAAAATAATGTATGTTATAAATAtgtcatttgttttttgtttcccAGTTGGTTGTACAACCTTTTTACAAGCTTCATTGAAAAACAGTTGCGCAGATCTTTAGAGCAAAAGGTGAATATCAGCAATACACTAGTGTGTCTTAATGTGTAACAAATTATGTATTGGATAGactacattttcattttcacagTGGTGATATCATGAGAAGACACTGCTTTCCTTTTCAGATCTGCCCTTTGGTGCATGATGGCATATCTGATCTAAACCCCCAGCTGAAAACTCTGAATGGTATGATCCACACAACTCTACAGTTTGAAGCAGAAACATAAGCCCAACTAATCTGATGCttttaatattgataattaatacatttaccaaagcaaagtttttcttttatttcaaaTGAGTCATGTTGAAAAGAGAAAAGTTCAGTCATTTTCTTCTGACCAAAGTTATGCTACAATAAGATGCTGGTGATGTACCACATTGTTTTTGTTCATCTTCTAGTGCTAGCTAAAGTGGATAAGTATGCTGAAATTGAGTACTCCATGGTTACTCCTCCCTCCATTTCAAACTTCCTCATTGAGTTAAGCTTAAAGGTAAGATACTTTTCTTGAAAACACTCATTTGTCTAGTTATCCCGTAAAATGGTAGTTTATAAAAAGTCATATGGGATACAGTAgcatttttatatgtttttgcatttgaattctgataatgtgaCATATAAACAGCTTTCTGCTTTAGCAGAAACCTTTCAACTAAGAATACGTATTTTTCATTTCTTCATCCTAATCGTTTATTGAATTCATGTTGACTATCTATCTGACCAAGAGCTCTGCTGGTTCTCATGTACCTGCAGGGTGAGTTCTACAACATCGGCCAACACCAGGAGCCTCCCTTCTCTGCGCCGCCtttctccctgcccccccagacgagcAGCATGCTGTACATCGGCCTGTCCTCCTTCATGGCCAATTCAGCAGGCTTTGTCTACAACAGAGCCGGAGCTCTCAGCCTGTACATCACCGACGACATGGTGAGTGAGTTCCCAGTGAGCCTGCCACATTATTCACTGGCAGCTGCTTTTAACCAAAGCCAATCACACTTCCTACAGTCTGATCATGCTTTCCCCACTATGCTCGCAAAATTTCTAAATCACTGGTAGCCCTTCAGCCAGGCATTACTCAGATTTTAGTAGCCCGAAATGAATTTTGACTAggccagatttaaaaaaaatatatgtatgtgtactcgaaagcaataataataataacaataataataatagttgtGTAATGTACGACGGGGCAACATTAGTTGGGCACCAGCAGTGAACTTGGGACACAGCAGTCTGTCAGCATCACAGACATGAAGAGAGGAAAGCAAAAAGAAACGACTCCTCAGACAGTCCCTGCAGCCGCACATCCAGGGACACAATAAATCGACCAACAATTTGCCTTTGAGGCACTTATGTGCGATCAAATCAGATTTGCTgtaagaacaacaacaacaggcAGAGCACTTTAATGTTGACATCGCAGCATAGAGCAATGGAATAGCTTAGCATTACCATTACATGATGAAAATAATGATGaacaatatttaataataaattaaaataataagcaTGAGATTTATACTTGTACTTGCCTATGAATACACCAAAATATTTCCCCCACACCTTTTtttgttgcccccccccccccccccccatgttacCCATGACGTTCAAAAAAATCAGACAGCTGGCAGCTCATAACTACTTTGCTACTCTGTGCGGGTCCCATCCAGTAACATCCGTTTTCTTTTTATATCATTTGCCTGTGATTTTCTTTTATATAAGGTTTATATAACAATATTTTGCATTATTGTATACAGTGTACTGGTCCATATTTGACTTAACTTGCTTGCTTTAACGTGCTCTACTTTATTACCATGACTAACCATTTCTGTTAGTCCATCTGGCAGGATGTTGTTACATCTTGGTAGCCCGATGGGAAAAATTGATTATCCTGGAACATCGGGCTAGCGATTTTGTGAGCCCCACTTCCTGTTGGCTACACTCCCAAACCTGATTTAATGTGTGACCAAGGTGCTTTTCCCGTCTCTGTGAGCAGGTCCCCTCAAGCTCTCCCATACGGTTGAACACCAAAACATTTGGAGTGTTCATTCCAGAGGTAAGCCTGTCTCTCCCTATAGCATCCATGAACCTTCTGATAACAAATGACGTAGATCAGTGGATGTGAGATTCAAATCTCCCTGTTCCTTAGATCTCCAAACGCTTTCCTGACATGATGATGAAGCTCCTGCTGAAGACATCCACACAGCCCAACGTGACCTTTGAGCCCAATAACGTGACTCTGCAGGCCACGGGAACTCTCACGGCCTACGCCATCCTGGCCAACACCACGCTGGAGCCTCTCTTCATCCTCAACATGGTTGGTGAGACAGAATGAAATTGTAAAGTTTTTAGATCACATGTGGCAGGAAAATGACTCCCACGGCCCATGATCTCTGCAGGATGCCAGTGTCAGTGGCAATTTCTATATAAGTGGACTGAAACTGGTTGGATCTCTACAACTGAACGGGTCAGTATGCTTGAAGCATAGGCCAATGTACAGTCAaa
This genomic interval from Paramormyrops kingsleyae isolate MSU_618 chromosome 8, PKINGS_0.4, whole genome shotgun sequence contains the following:
- the LOC111834560 gene encoding bactericidal permeability-increasing protein-like isoform X1, which encodes MDIFSQGNTMPLWCLLVLLALPDPTVSTNPGVKVQITQQGLEYGRQIGIAYLQEKLKSISIPDISGSEKVSPIGKVEYRLSGMRITDLGLPQSSLGLVPGTGISLSIGNAFINLHGDWHVKYLKFIKDSGSFDLAVSGLTIKATISVGRDETGRPTISSNGCTASVGGVRVKFHGGASWLYNLFTSFIEKQLRRSLEQKICPLVHDGISDLNPQLKTLNVLAKVDKYAEIEYSMVTPPSISNFLIELSLKGEFYNIGQHQEPPFSAPPFSLPPQTSSMLYIGLSSFMANSAGFVYNRAGALSLYITDDMVPSSSPIRLNTKTFGVFIPEISKRFPDMMMKLLLKTSTQPNVTFEPNNVTLQATGTLTAYAILANTTLEPLFILNMDASVSGNFYISGLKLVGSLQLNGFDMSLGTSYVGEFQVKPLHNIFMLVMKLAVIPKVNEYLQQGFPLPAIGRMNLINSKLQVHKSALFASLLQDYMLIGTDVHFTK
- the LOC111834560 gene encoding bactericidal permeability-increasing protein-like isoform X2, which gives rise to MDIFSQGNTMPLWCLLVLLALPDPTVSTNPGVKVQITQQGLEYGRQIGIAYLQEKLKSISIPDISGSEKVSPIGKVEYRLSGMRITDLGLPQSSLGLVPGTGISLSIGNAFINLHGDWHVKYLKFIKDSGSFDLAVSGLTIKATISVGRDETGRPTISSNGCTASVGGVRVKFHGGASWLYNLFTSFIEKQLRRSLEQKICPLVHDGISDLNPQLKTLNVLAKVDKYAEIEYSMVTPPSISNFLIELSLKGEFYNIGQHQEPPFSAPPFSLPPQTSSMLYIGLSSFMANSAGFVYNRAGALSLYITDDMVPSSSPIRLNTKTFGVFIPEISKRFPDMMMKLLLKTSTQPNVTFEPNNVTLQATGTLTAYAILANTTLEPLFILNMDASVSGNFYISGLKLVGSLQLNGFDMSLGTSYVGEFQVKPLHNIFMLVMKLAVIPKVNEYLQQGFPLPAIGRMNLINSKLQVHKDYMLIGTDVHFTK